Proteins from a single region of Punica granatum isolate Tunisia-2019 chromosome 8, ASM765513v2, whole genome shotgun sequence:
- the LOC116187386 gene encoding putative disease resistance protein RGA4 isoform X1: protein MADLILGSIVDSITEHLVSLVAQEIGLISGVKRELEKLRGTVSAIAALLREAEKRRIEAEDVKDWLQRLKVVVYDADDLLDDFSTEALRRRRVVGGVKRVLNEVRIFLSSSNQLVSASTMAHRVKEIRERIDGIKSDRSDFKVEGNDGSTLGVLVENQLRPETYPYKPERYVVGRDEDTKEVIDILLNPDFEENVSTLPIVGIGGLGKTTLARLVFNNASIKEYFSVKLWVCVSTNFDAEEIVRKIVGESTLGKDELTKKLGEKLDGKKFLLVLDDLWNENRSKWLELEEFLMNGAKGSKILVTTRHLKVVKTMTPPKCHELKGLPEDQSLALLMRMAGKQEYEWKSQNLEEIAKEILKKCVGVPLAIKTIGRLLVFLRNKEEWLNFKNNELSRIDHEEGDIMPSLKLSYDFLPSHLKQCFAYCCLFPKDYELDTSELIHLWMAQGFIKPLGNRKTQLEEVGHDYFMELLSRSFFQDIVEDRYGNIVRCKMHDLMHDLAQSVAGDNCITIDSSHEKSIPPGARHVSTDDPLVLKSRFEGGKRLRSLLFTKTFGNFRELIHLDVSCFRNLRALRIRNARINVISGSIGKLKHMRSLDLSWNPFQYLPNSISGLCNLETLNLRGCPHLQRLPRGLTKLVNLRQLDVSECDKLTHLPRGIGKLTNLQMLGEFKVGKDSIRDAAGLNELSKLTGLRKELTIQCLERSVPSGLEASFSIEKLALQSLKLDLYPSQAMEADAEVLERLRPHPDLKKLSIKGYGGVQPSSWISQLHKLVEIKFRWCYQCVRLPPLDQLPSLKRVSLIGLINLQWIELSESESGTPQSISFPSLEEIRLEDLLIFRGWERRRRSRSSSRIEQEEEAIQEEVEVDDDSLLMLPFFSDNVEVATVRCPTFSYMHGQGLHLKKNSTRIIKELVRNVTIRHTPASSSSRMMATLISPSSISLLAPTSLTISEVEDLEHLPVVLLQSLPSIQSLAIKDCPRLKALPVWAILRYLTALKSLKISRCPELDLSTGESGYQEDMPEGPAYKLQELKFGWISQRHKLVEIEFRVCHNCMRLPPLDQLPSLKRIHLFRLRNLRCIELSESESGTPQSNSFPSLEEIRLEDLPKFRGWERRRSRSRSSSRIEQEEEAIQEEVEEDDDSLLMLPMFSDKVKVTTSGCPTFSYMHGQELHLKKTSTRIIKELVRNVTTRHASASSSSSSTSSSSRMMATLISISSISLLALTGLTISEVEDLEHLPVELLQSLPSLQSLEIWGCSRLKAPPVWAILRYLTALKSLTISLCPELELSTGESGYQEDMPEGPAYKLRELKFGWNREVETLPWWIQHLTNLESLGIGCRDLKAFPEWFPQLTSLKRLEISDCGEELRRRCRRNIGEDWPKISHIPKIYVGSDWNWALGSPQEEIWGGFSSASTSGVWLEGSFTAE, encoded by the exons ATGGCTGATCTGATCCTCGGGAGCATCGTGGATTCCATCACCGAACATCTCGTTTCCCTCGTTGCTCAGGAGATTGGGTTAATATCCGGTGTCAAACGCGAGCTCGAGAAACTCCGGGGCACTGTCTCTGCTATTGCTGCTCTGCTTCGTGAGGCTGAAAAGAGACGGATCGAGGCTGAGGACGTGAAAGACTGGCTTCAGAGGCTGAAAGTTGTGGTTTACGATGCTGACGATCTGTTGGATGACTTCTCCACTGAAGCCCTGCGTCGTCGGAGAGTGGTGGGAGGAGTTAAGCGAGTTCTGAATGAGGTGCGTATCTTTCTCTCATCTTCTAATCAGCTTGTTTCTGCCAGTACGATGGCACATCGAGTCAAGGAGATTAGAGAGAGGATCGATGGCATTAAGAGTGATAGGTCTGACTTTAAGGTCGAGGGAAACGATGGTAGTACTCTTGGGGTTTTGGTGGAGAACCAACTTAGGCCGGAAACGTATCCGTACAAGCCTGAACGATATGTGGTTGGAAGAGATGAAGACACAAAAGAAGTCATCGACATTTTACTCAATCCTGATTTTGAGGAGAATGTATCTACCCTACCTATAGTTGGGATTGGAGGCCTCGGGAAAACAACTTTAGCAAGACTGGTATTCAACAATGCGAGCATTAAGGAATATTTCTCTGTTAAGCTTTGGGTTTGTGTGTCCACAAATTTCGATGCGGAGGAAATTGTGAGGAAGATAGTTGGAGAATCCACTCTTGGCAAGGATGAGTTGACAAAAAAGCTGGGAGAAAAGCTCGATGGGAAGAAGTTTTTACTTGtgttagatgatttatggaaTGAAAACCGGTCTAAATGGTTGGAACTTGAAGAATTTCTTATGAATGGTGCAAAAGGCAGTAAAATATTAGTGACCACTCGCCATCTTAAAGTGGTCAAAACTATGACACCACCAAAATGTCATGAGTTGAAGGGCTTACCTGAGGATCAGTCGCTCGCTTTGCTAATGCGAATGGCAGGGAAGCAAGAATACGAGTGGAAATCTCAGAATTTAGAAGAGATCGCAAAAGAAATTCTGAAGAAGTGTGTTGGAGTTCCCCTTGCCATCAAGACGATTGGGCGATTGTTGGTATTTTTGAGAAATAAGGAGGAATGGTTGAACTTCAAGAATAATGAGTTATCGAGAATAGATCATGAGGAAGGTGATATCATGCCATCGCTAAAGCTAAGCTATGATTTTCTGCCTTCACATTTGAAGCAGTGCTTTGCTTACTGCTGCTTGTTTCCAAAAGATTACGAGCTAGACACATCTGAGCTCATTCATCTTTGGATGGCACAGGGATTTATCAAACCCCTGGGCAATAGGAAGACCCAGCTCGAAGAAGTCGGCCATGATTATTTTATGGAGCTGCTTTCGAGATCCTTTTTCCAGGACATAGTAGAAGATCGTTATGGCAACATTGTGAGATGCAAAATGCATGATTTGATGCATGACCTCGCGCAGTCGGTTGCGGGAGATAATTGCATCACCATTGACAGCTCCCATGAGAAAAGTATCCCACCAGGAGCTCGCCATGTATCCACCGACGATCCGTTGGTGTTGAAAAGCCGATTTGAGGGAGGCAAAAGATTAAGGTCCCTGCTTTTCACCAAAACGTTTGGCAATTTTCGAGAGCTTATTCATTTGGATGTCTCATGTTTCAGAAATCTACGGGCGCTACGTATTCGTAATGCACGCATAAATGTGATATCTGGTTCAATCGGTAAACTGAAGCATATGAGGAGCCTCGATCTATCATGGAATCCTTTTCAGTATCTTCCGAACTCTATAAGCGGGTTGTGCAATCTAGAGACGCTTAATCTTAGAGGTTGTCCGCATCTACAGAGATTACCCAGAGGCCTCACGAAGTTGGTTAATCTGAGGCAGCTTGATGTGAGTGAATGTGATAAGTTAACACATTTGCCAAGGGGGATTGGGAAGTTGACTAATCTGCAAATGCTAGGTGAATTTAAGGTGGGGAAGGATTCGATTCGAGATGCTGCAGGGTTGAATGAGTTGAGCAAACTTACTGGATTGAGGAAAGAATTAACTATCCAATGCTTGGAAAGAAGTGTTCCGAGCGGGTTGGAAGCTTCCTTCTCAATTGAGAAGTTAGCTCTCCAATCATTGAAGCTAGACTTGTACCCTTCACAAGCTATGGAGGCTGATGCAGAAGTTTTAGAAAGACTTCGGCCCCATCCAGATCTAAAGAAATTGTCAATCAAAGGATACGGTGGTGTCCAGCCTTCATCCTGGATTTCTCAACTTCATAAACTAGTCGAAATTAAGTTTAGGTGGTGTTATCAGTGCGTGCGTCTACCACCTCTAGACCAGCTGCCTTCACTCAAAAGAGTCTCCTTAATTGGTTTGATAAATCTGCAGTGGATAGAATTGTCGGAGAGTGAGAGTGGGACGCCGCAGTCTATTTCCTTTCCATCCTTAGAAGAAATAAGGCTGGAAGATTTGCTTATATTTAGGGGATgggagaggaggagaaggagcaGGAGCAGCAGTAGAATTGAACAAGAGGAAGAAGCTATTCAggaggaggtggaggtggaTGATGATTCTTTATTGATGCTCCCCTTCTTCTCTGACAATGTCGAGGTCGCCACAGTTAGATGCCCAACATTCTCATACATGCATGGTCAAGGGCTGCATCTGAAGAAAAACTCAACCAGAATTATAAAGGAGCTTGTGAGGAATGTAACTATTCGCCATACTCCAGCATCGTCGTCGTCGAGGATGATGGCGACGTTGATCTCCCCATCTTCTATATCTCTCCTCGCACCGACCAGCCTCACCATTTCTGAAGTGGAGGACTTAGAGCACTTACCGGTGGTGTTGCTTCAGTCCCTCCCGTCTATCCAGTCTCTTGCAATCAAAGATTGCCCTCGCCTGAAAGCTCTCCCTGTGTGGGCGATCCTCCGATACCTAACTGCCCTCAAGTCGTTGAAGATATCCCGCTGTCCAGAACTTGACTTATCAACGGGGGAATCAGGATATCAAGAAGACATGCCTGAAGGACCAGCTTATAAACTCCAAGAGTTGAAATTCGGGTGGATTTCTCAACGTCATAAACTAGTCGAAATTGAGTTTCGTGTTTGTCATAACTGCATGCGTCTACCACCTCTAGACCAGCTGCCTTCACTCAAAAGAATCCACTTATTTCGTTTGAGGAATTTGCGCTGCATAGAATTGTCGGAGAGTGAGAGTGGGACGCCGCAGTCTAATTCCTTTCCATCCTTAGAAGAAATAAGGCTGGAAGATTTGCCAAAATTTAGGGGAtgggagaggaggaggagcaggaGCAGGAGCAGCAGTAGAATTGAACAAGAGGAAGAAGCTATTCAggaggaggtggaggaggaTGATGATTCTTTATTGATGCTCCCCATGTTCTCTGACAAGGTCAAGGTCACCACATCTGGATGCCCAACATTCTCGTACATGCATGGTCAAGAGCTGCATCTGAAGAAAACCTCAACCAGAATTATAAAGGAGCTTGTGAGGAATGTAACTACACGCCATGCTTcagcatcatcatcatcatcgtcgaCGTCATCGTCGTCGAGGATGATGGCGACGTTGATCTCCATATCTTCTATATCTCTCCTCGCACTGACCGGCCTCACCATTTCTGAAGTGGAGGACTTAGAGCACTTACCGGTGGAGTTGCTTCAGTCCCTCCCGTCTCTCCAATCTCTCGAAATCTGGGGTTGCTCTCGCCTGAAAGCTCCCCCTGTGTGGGCGATCCTCCGATACCTAACTGCCCTCAAGTCGTTGACGATATCCCTCTGTCCAGAACTTGAATTATCAACGGGGGAGTCAGGATATCAAGAAGACATGCCTGAAGGACCAGCTTATAAACTCCGAGAGTTGAAATTCGGGTGGAATAGAGAAGTGGAGACTCTCCCATGGTGGATTCAGCACCTCACCAACCTGGAAAGCTTAGGAATCGGATGCCGGGATCTGAAGGCTTTTCCTGAGTGGTTTCCACAGCTTACCTCACTCAAACGTCTTGAGATTTCTGATTGCGGGGAAGAGCTGAGAAGAAGGTGCAGAAGGAACATCGGAGAGGACTGGCCTAAGATTTCTCACATCCCGAAAATATATGTGGGCTCGGACTGGAACTGGGCCTTGGGCTCTCCTCAAGAG GAGATATGGGGGGGCTTTTCCTCTGCTTCTACTTCCGGTGTTTGGCTAGAAGGCTCTTTTACTGCTGAGTGA